A genomic window from Sparus aurata chromosome 14, fSpaAur1.1, whole genome shotgun sequence includes:
- the LOC115595187 gene encoding nuclear factor 7, ovary-like, which produces MLLQSDQLNLFHQHSGVFSSHRASTVMAANYLLTEEQLLCCICLDVFTEPVTLPCGHNFCKNCIMEHLNHSSQRQCPMCKERVDRKSKLGINTFISEMALQFRQSAGRTPGNGSKQHDVEPTQVSVDVPTRPKVKAVKPYMLLALGMACMTLYIAVNLHPTVSSLMTDQLFDNAMADMCTEHSKPLELYCKNEQMPICASCADSSHRFHNVVPLDEEYDSKKRELWKQEADIQQQILERQLKKQEIKHSIKLSNDAADREVEGGVQVFTALIQSLDRARAELVRMIKEKQEMSEEHSKGFIQELEQETSGLMRRRAELEQLSGSKDHLHLLQSVPTLNAAPVTKDWTEVSVCPASYEGITRTVLVMAVEQLTDTVRQEMKKLQEAELKNIQQNGVEVTLDPDTAHPALLISDDGKQVHSGDEWNKLPDNPKRFETAIYVLGK; this is translated from the exons ATGCTCTTGCAGTCGGATCAGTTAAACTTGTTCCATCAGCACAGCGGCGTCTTCAGCTCACACAG AGCGTCAACAGTGATGGCTGCAAACTATCTGCTGACTGAAGAGCAGCTTTTGTGCtgcatctgtctggatgtgttcaccgAGCCGGTCACGttaccatgtggacacaacttctgcaaAAACTGTATCATGGAGCACTTGAATCATAGTTCCCAGCGCCAGTGTCCCATGTGTAAAGAGCGTGTTGACAGAAAATCTAAACTTGGGATCAATACTTTCATATCTGAGATGGCTCTTCAGTTCAGACAGTCCGCTGGAAGGACACCTGGGAACGGCTCAAAGCAACATGATGTCGAACCCACACAAGTTTCCGTTGATGTTCCCACTCGACCGAAAGTAAAAGCCGTGAAACCCTACATGTTGTTAGCGTTAGGGATGGCGTGCATGACCCTCTACATCGCCGTTAACCTTCATCCGACAGTGTCCAGCCTGATGACGGATCAGCTGTTTGATAACGCGATGGCAGACATGTGCACTGAGCACAGCAAACCCCTGGAGCTCTACTGCAAGAACGAACAAATGCCAATATGTGCGTCATGCGCTGACTCGAGTCACAGATTTCACAATGTTGTTCCACTGGACGAGGAATATGATAGTAAGAAAAGAGAGTTGTGGAAACAAGAAGCAGATATTCAGCAGCAGATTCTGGAGAGACAACTGAAAAAACAGGAGATCAAACATTCGATAAAGCTCAGCAACGACGCCGCAGACAGAGAGGTTGAAGGCGGCGTTCAGGTCTTCACCGCTTTGATACAGTCGTTGGATAGAGCCCGGGCAGAGCTCGTTAGGATGATTAAAGAGAAGCAAGAAATGTCAGAAGAACATTCAAAAGGTTTCATCCAAGAGCTGGAGCAGGAAACCTCTGGGCTGATGAGGAGACGGGCcgagctggagcagctctcaggCTCAAAggaccacctccacctcctccagagCGTCCCAACCCTGAATGCTGCTCCAGTCACCAAAGACTGGACGGAGGTCAGCGTCTGTCCAGCGTCATATGAAGGAATAACAAGGACAGTTCTGGTGATGGCTGTGGAACAGCTGacagacacagtcagacagGAGATGAAGAAACTGCAGGAGGCTGAGCTGAAAAACATCCAGCAGAATGGCGTGGAGGTGACGCTGGATCCTGATACAGCGCATCCTGCCCTCCTCATCTCTGATGATGGGAAGCAAGTACACAGCGGTGACGAATGGAATAAACTTCCAGACAACCCAAAACGATTTGAAACTGCAATTTATGTCTTGGGAAAGTAG